aaaattaattaccATTATATGAAGTGTTGTACCTTTTACAAGTGGATAGTGAAATTCTCCCCTTTGTTTGAATATTTAGACCCTATAGGTTTTGGCTTTGCTTTGAGCTCCTTTAATttgtttatcttttgttttgtcATAGTTCactattttcttcttttacttgtttcttttttatttgcttACTTAATTGTATTATTACTCAAGTATCCCCTTGTACCAGTTTTAACAACTCCCTCTTTAGTTTGGTTTATTGAGGAGGTGTGTTTCAGTGGTGAAGGTCTTTTTAGCAATAAATCAATAAAGGGTGGTTTTTTTTAGCTTTGTAGCTTGGTTGGTTTTGGCAGGTTATTCCTAAAATTAGTTATTggaaattacttttttttataaaaaaaataaaaatttcaataacTAATTTTAGGAGTTTATTTGTGAATGTGTCTTGttgatgttttaaaaaattgttttaattataaactgtcgagattttttatttttgatccAAAATATTAAGTCCCAAGGACTCCAAAATTTACAATGTGAAACTACAAGTGTGCTTTGAACTCTATTTGTTTAATGTTTAATGATGCACTAATAATTTTAGATTgaaataaacatatataattgcaATTTTAATCCTCTTATTTTCATCCAATAATAAAATTAGTTGCTCAATTTTATCCCATTTTAGTTTACTTTATCAGAATTTTGGACTCAACGGTTACGTAGCAAGTCTTACAGAAAACTCCCTAAAAATTTAGTTTCATCAActccaaaaattattcattttttataatttaagtaCATGTAAATAATTAATCTATTTAAATTATTCTACATCATTATATCATATGTCATGTCATTTAAGTCACAATATTTTAGTCCATTAACATGAGGACGGGATTAGAAAACGATTTTAAAAGGAGAGAGGAATAAAAAGGTTAAAGGGGAAAAAATAGAGAGGccgaaaatataattaagtcaattaaataataataataataataatagaagaaGTATCAATAgatatttgaaaaattcaacttaaagaaaatatgcccaaacatataattaaaaatggtGAATATAGTGTtttgctatttatttttattttgtaaaatttattatttctatatatatatatatatatatatatatatatatatatatattggtcaatgtcaaattcaattttaattaattacctTTAATATATTCTTAAATTTTTACTGACTAGTCAAAGTTACCTTGaacttttaaatatatatatatatatatattatatacttgtccatcaaagtaaaaaaaaaaaaacaattagaaACATTTTATAGAAAAAGATAAACTTTGGGAGGAGAAGGCTTAAAGATTGTACACTAGTCTTTTAActcattatttttaattaatttcacttatatctAAAAGTTAGCCCTtgtaaaaaaagtataaaaattagCTACATAAGGGGATGCTATATATTGTTGAAAATCAGAAACAAAATTCTCCTTAACTTTTATTGATTGATATAATTAGAGTTGCGAAATAAGCTTCAAATTTTACAACTCTCACTTACTAAGCTCCTTAATTATGGccctttattaaaataattagagttatcattatttttttgtgggTAAGGATGAGGTGCTCTATGATCCATTTTTATGTCAAGTCATAATTATTTGGGATAACTTTGTATAAagacaaaatatttaaaaataaaaaaaatcatatatttgagaTAAATAGAGTACAcatatttgaaacaaatattcatGAAAACCgactaaaaaatatgaaaataacaataaaatcaaacaacaaAAGAGAATATAATGACTCTAATTAAACAACATAAGATGTTGaaaatttatttgaccaatattttattgtttctttGTTTCATTCATTACTCCAGCTTCATTTCCATCATGCTCTTGGGATTCAATTTTCATTCCTTCCATCTTTCGATAAATTTCTTTCAGATTCTCATCAATAAAACATGAcatatcatttagatcatttTTGCTCATTGAATTGCCATTAAATTCTTTAGTATAAATGTAATGGTTAATGATTATGGCCATAACATTTTTCCGAGTTTCCTCCCTTTCTTTCTTCAATTTCTCGAAGTCTTTCTCAATCCTTTTCCACAAGAAGTCCTCTTGATTCACCTTATTATTACTTTGCTCCGATTCAGGCAAACTCGCAAACCTTGATAGCACACTTTTGGCTCCTGAATCTGTTGGCCAAACCACTGGTTGAGGATTGTTATTATCATAGAGTATTCCACATGCTTCGATTCCACAAAGAGTGGTGATTTCATTAAGCCTCTTCAGTATACctattgggaaaaaaaatatagctagattgataaattataaattatggatggtgaaattttcaaattaaattacaaaataaaagattaatattttaaattactaAATAGAATCATAGAAAAAACAATTGACAACAAATgattattctaaaaaaaatctatcatatttaattattttagaatGAGAAAATATGATATGCAAATAAAAACATgctttattgaaattaaagagaGGCTGATCTCTAACCAATTTTTCTCTTTCTGAATGCTGCCTTTCTCTTTGTATTATGTGTTATGAATGCAAGTTTCACCTTGTTTCCCATGGTAGTGATGACCagaaaacaaagtagaaattctTATAAAAGGGTTTGTGTTATGTTTTTCTTGGTATTCTAGCTGTGCTACTTATATAGACAAAATTTGAGATACACATAGTTTTAATTCAGAGTaagaataataattatttataaagatatggaatatattaatatttaaaattataatattatctatattcaaagaaaattaaatttaatacgATCGAAAATTGACTAAACACTGtagagttttgatttttttgactaaacacTGTAGACAATATTTAGAGTaagaataataattatttatttaagtatTATTTTGTACATGTTTGactatttattttactatataCTTGGTATATAATATGTTTATAAATTGTCAGTATATCCATtggtatatatttttatcataaataaatagaataaaatatatatctataaaaataaaattatcagaTCTTACAATATtcatccctaattataagattctGTATGACAAAcgtgtactattcatttatcttgttttgatcgtatttttttaataatatataaatgtaaatattagcatataagatattgttcatgagaagtattttcaaaatattaaatttatataatttttattgattaacaattaaagatattagtgatcaaaatacTGCATTGGTGTTTGTGCAGTGGTCAAACATggtcttataattaaggacagATGTagtatttgatatttgataataCGAAAATGTCATTAattatttacttaaaaaaattattctatattatctatatttatagaaagttgtttttgactaaaatatttatagaaaGTTACTACAATTGAAAATTGACTTTCActgtagatttcttattttttgacTAGACACTATagaaaaaattagtaaaaaattatt
This portion of the Trifolium pratense cultivar HEN17-A07 linkage group LG3, ARS_RC_1.1, whole genome shotgun sequence genome encodes:
- the LOC123917281 gene encoding agamous-like MADS-box protein AGL80, which translates into the protein MGNKVKLAFITHNTKRKAAFRKRKIGILKRLNEITTLCGIEACGILYDNNNPQPVVWPTDSGAKSVLSRFASLPESEQSNNKVNQEDFLWKRIEKDFEKLKKEREETRKNVMAIIINHYIYTKEFNGNSMSKNDLNDMSCFIDENLKEIYRKMEGMKIESQEHDGNEAGVMNETKKQ